The Chitinophaga flava genome has a segment encoding these proteins:
- a CDS encoding MBL fold metallo-hydrolase has product MQDNKWYLKPNVVIEPLFERWYAWSHLISPATAAMNTVGRHLKIMNSYIQSEQIHAAAVKNPKMLGGPFMDYQVPRVEEIKALKERTLENQANLVAFAAAVQELDKMLKANANGHSLETLYEKVPEILKGYVELVYDLNNNPSFRFFESLLYESEFYNPASQSIALWLTDNDDRPFCLSTPKLDEPNVLHLNIPFNHEGIDMLGKMKRQGGSIDEVAAILGVQDSNRDLFNTFFTQQEHPTYSKYEGDKVRMRYFGHAAILIETKDISVLVDPVISYYGYESSVSHFSDIDVPDVIDYVLITHNHQDHILFETLLPLRHKIKNIIVPRTTSGALQDPNLKLMFNKIGFNNVIEIDELETIRFKNCAITGIPFTGEHSDLNVKAKSCFHIAVNKFSFLFVADSRVLEAKLYQHVHKIIGNVDVVFLGMECDGAPLTWLYGPLLTEDMPRDKDQSRRLSGSDFRKGLHLIETFHPKEAYVYAMGMEPWLKFISSIKYTDESNPIIQSNMLVEECGKRGIIAERLFGEKELLYEYAEVAAL; this is encoded by the coding sequence ATGCAAGACAACAAGTGGTATCTGAAGCCTAATGTCGTAATTGAACCACTATTTGAAAGATGGTATGCCTGGTCTCACCTGATCTCTCCGGCTACTGCTGCGATGAATACAGTAGGCAGACATCTTAAAATCATGAACTCCTATATTCAGTCGGAACAAATCCATGCCGCAGCCGTAAAAAACCCTAAAATGCTAGGCGGCCCATTCATGGATTATCAGGTGCCTCGCGTGGAAGAAATCAAAGCGCTCAAAGAACGTACCCTGGAAAACCAGGCCAACCTGGTAGCCTTTGCTGCAGCGGTGCAGGAACTCGACAAAATGCTGAAAGCAAACGCCAATGGACATTCACTCGAAACACTATACGAAAAAGTACCCGAAATCCTGAAAGGCTACGTGGAACTGGTATATGATCTGAACAACAATCCTTCGTTCCGCTTTTTTGAGTCCTTACTGTATGAAAGCGAATTTTATAATCCGGCCTCACAAAGTATCGCCCTCTGGCTTACAGACAACGATGACCGCCCGTTTTGCTTAAGTACCCCGAAACTCGATGAGCCGAATGTTCTGCATTTAAACATTCCGTTCAACCATGAAGGTATTGATATGCTCGGCAAGATGAAGCGTCAGGGCGGTTCTATCGATGAAGTAGCTGCCATACTGGGCGTACAGGACAGCAACCGCGATCTGTTTAATACCTTCTTTACACAACAGGAACATCCCACTTACAGTAAATATGAAGGCGATAAAGTAAGAATGCGCTACTTTGGTCATGCCGCCATTCTCATCGAAACAAAAGATATCAGTGTACTCGTGGACCCGGTTATCAGCTACTATGGATACGAATCCAGCGTTTCACACTTCTCCGATATCGATGTACCCGATGTAATCGACTATGTGCTGATCACCCATAACCATCAGGACCACATCCTGTTTGAAACACTGCTTCCTTTAAGACATAAAATAAAGAACATTATCGTTCCCCGTACTACCAGCGGTGCCCTGCAGGATCCTAACCTGAAGCTGATGTTCAACAAAATCGGTTTCAATAACGTCATCGAGATCGATGAACTGGAAACCATCCGCTTCAAAAACTGCGCTATCACCGGCATACCTTTCACCGGTGAGCACAGCGATCTCAATGTAAAAGCCAAATCCTGCTTCCACATTGCCGTCAATAAGTTCTCTTTCCTCTTTGTGGCTGACTCCAGAGTACTCGAAGCCAAACTGTACCAACATGTACATAAGATTATCGGCAACGTAGACGTAGTGTTCCTGGGCATGGAATGTGACGGAGCACCATTAACCTGGCTGTATGGTCCGCTGCTGACGGAAGATATGCCACGTGATAAAGACCAGTCCAGAAGACTCTCCGGATCTGACTTCAGGAAAGGGTTGCACCTCATAGAAACCTTCCATCCCAAAGAAGCATACGTTTATGCGATGGGCATGGAACCATGGCTCAAATTCATCAGCAGTATCAAATACACGGATGAATCCAATCCGATCATTCAATCCAATATGCTCGTTGAAGAATGTGGCAAACGCGGAATTATTGCGGAAAGGCTCTTTGGCGAAAAAGAATTACTGTATGAATATGCAGAAGTAGCTGCGTTATAA
- a CDS encoding cyclic peptide export ABC transporter has translation MKQILYLISPVFGRSRLIRYILLGIFAGACSFAFITAITRFIDLAINGSLTRIEPRYLLLCAAIILLLIGARRALTLGIIQSSQQLFRTLRQEILARILNSGYQQLTERRNHINTAILRDVYVLTEASMSIIQFFTALVMGVGCLIYLAVISIWLFAVTIAVVVTGVVVYSLNNQTNSQRFNQGRVLEDRFMEYFNAILNGFKEINMDPRKGNDIYEHKIGPVNNESYENNVAAHTGFLNNQMIGQVLFYLLIATVLLVFSIILHIKAGSVVSFVFTLLYLLSSIETVLGALPSLTRAKVAAIHIKDLQTKLAGESTENRLPARYILKDEFKSLEIADLCYSYHNGAFKIGPVNMEIRKGETIFIYGGNGSGKTTFIHNITGIRTPSEGQLILNGTPVTAADLPEYKTAFAVVFSDFYLFDELVGVPEVDASKWAYYLRLFELEDKIKIEGRHFSTTSLSTGQRKRLALIAALMENKPLLVLDEWAADQDPYFRKKFYTEIIPLLKKEGISTIAITHDDKYYHTADKLYKMDYGNLIREDINTYADSSFP, from the coding sequence ATGAAACAGATACTTTATTTGATATCACCGGTGTTTGGCAGAAGCAGGCTTATCCGGTATATTCTGCTGGGAATTTTTGCCGGCGCCTGCAGCTTCGCTTTTATCACCGCTATCACCAGATTCATTGATCTGGCCATTAACGGTTCACTGACCCGTATAGAGCCCAGGTATCTGCTATTGTGCGCCGCTATCATTTTGTTACTGATAGGCGCCAGAAGAGCGCTAACGCTTGGTATTATTCAATCTTCCCAACAACTCTTCCGGACATTGCGGCAGGAAATTCTCGCACGTATACTGAATTCCGGCTATCAGCAGCTGACTGAAAGAAGGAATCATATCAATACCGCCATCCTCCGGGATGTATATGTGCTGACGGAAGCCTCTATGAGCATTATACAATTCTTTACAGCGCTGGTAATGGGTGTGGGCTGTCTGATTTACCTGGCTGTCATTTCAATCTGGCTTTTTGCAGTTACGATAGCGGTGGTGGTGACAGGCGTGGTGGTTTATTCCCTGAACAACCAAACCAACAGCCAGCGCTTTAATCAGGGCCGTGTGCTGGAAGACAGGTTCATGGAGTATTTCAACGCCATACTCAATGGCTTTAAGGAAATCAATATGGACCCGAGGAAAGGCAATGATATCTACGAACATAAGATAGGCCCTGTCAACAATGAATCCTACGAAAATAACGTTGCCGCACATACGGGATTTCTGAATAACCAGATGATCGGGCAAGTGCTCTTTTATCTGCTCATTGCCACCGTGCTGCTCGTTTTCAGCATTATACTGCATATCAAAGCTGGCAGTGTCGTTAGTTTTGTATTCACCCTGCTTTATCTGCTCAGTTCCATAGAAACCGTATTGGGCGCTTTACCCAGCCTCACAAGAGCCAAAGTGGCGGCCATACATATCAAGGACCTGCAGACAAAACTGGCCGGTGAAAGCACAGAAAACAGACTTCCTGCCAGGTATATATTAAAAGATGAATTCAAAAGCCTTGAAATTGCAGACCTCTGTTACTCCTATCATAATGGCGCTTTCAAAATAGGCCCTGTCAATATGGAGATCCGGAAAGGTGAAACAATTTTTATTTATGGCGGTAACGGTAGCGGCAAAACGACCTTCATCCATAACATCACCGGTATAAGAACTCCCAGTGAAGGGCAGCTTATCTTAAATGGTACACCAGTCACTGCGGCTGATCTGCCAGAATACAAGACTGCCTTTGCCGTGGTATTCAGCGATTTTTATCTGTTTGATGAACTGGTAGGTGTTCCGGAAGTAGATGCCAGTAAATGGGCGTATTATCTGCGTTTGTTTGAGCTGGAAGACAAAATAAAAATAGAAGGACGTCATTTCTCTACCACCAGTCTCTCCACCGGCCAAAGGAAACGTCTGGCTCTGATAGCCGCCCTGATGGAAAACAAACCGCTGCTGGTGCTGGACGAATGGGCCGCAGATCAGGACCCATACTTCAGGAAAAAATTTTATACCGAGATTATTCCACTGTTAAAGAAAGAAGGTATCAGTACCATTGCCATCACACATGATGATAAATATTATCATACCGCCGATAAACTTTATAAGATGGACTATGGCAATCTGATCAGAGAAGATATCAATACTTATGCCGACAGCTCTTTTCCATAA